Proteins found in one Mangifera indica cultivar Alphonso chromosome 15, CATAS_Mindica_2.1, whole genome shotgun sequence genomic segment:
- the LOC123198338 gene encoding hypersensitive-induced response protein 1-like isoform X1 — protein sequence MNFGNRELYEHKHKGCVIKGKDRGTKYQKERLSKREDCLVFDCKICFSFSFSIFFFQVRKGWIQMGNLLCCVQVNQSTVAIKERFGRFDEVLEPGCHCLPWCLGSQLAGHLSLRLQQLDVRCETKTKDNVFVNVEASVQYQALADKASDAFYKLSNPRAQIQAYVFDVIRASVPKLDLDDVFEQKKEIAKAVEDELEKAMSAYGYEIVQTLIVDIEPDDHVKRAMNEINAAARLRVAANEKAEAEKIIQIKRAEGEAESKYLSGVGIARQRQAIVDGLRDSVLGFSENVPGTTAKDVLDIVLITQYFDTMKEIGASSKSSSVFIPHGPGAVHDVAAQIRDGLLQSSSL from the exons ATGAATTTTGGCAACAGGGAATTATATGAACACAAACACAAAGGATGTGTGATAAAAGGGAAAGATAGAGGAACTAAATACCAGAAAGAGAGGCTGAGCAAGAGGGAAGATTGTTTGGTGTTTGATTGCAaaatctgtttttctttttctttttctatttttttttttcaggttagAAAAGGTTGGATTCAAATGGGAAATCTATTATGTTGTGTACAAGTTAACCAATCCACAGTTGCCATCAAAGAGAGATTTGGCAGGTTTGATGAAGTACTTGAACCAGGATGCCACTGTCTGCCTTGGTGCCTAGGAAGTCAGCTGGCTGGCCATCTCTCACTCAGGTTGCAGCAATTGGACGTGCGTTGTGAAACCAAGACAAAG GACAATGTGTTTGTCAATGTTGAGGCATCTGTTCAATACCAGGCCCTGGCTGATAAGGCCAGTGATGCTTTCTACAAACTTAGCAACCCAAGAGCCCAGATTCAGGCTTATGTTTTTGATG TGATCAGAGCAAGTGTTCCCAAGCTGGACTTGGATGATGTTTTCGAGCAAAAGAAGGAAATTGCAAAAGCTGTTGAAGATGAACTTGAAAAG GCCATGTCCGCGTATGGGTATGAAATTGTTCAGACACTCATTGTCGATATAGAACCAGACGACCATGTCAAACGTGCAATGAATGAAATTAATGCTG CTGCAAGGCTGAGAGTAGCAGCAAACGAGAAAGCGGAAGCAGAGAAAATTATACAGATAAAGAGAGCAGAAGGTGAGGCTGAGTCCAAGTATCTCTCAGGAGTAGGTATTGCCAGGCAGCGCCAAGCAATTGTCGATGGTTTAAGAGATAGTGTGCTAGGATTCTCAGAAAATGTGCCTGGAACCACTGCTAAGGATGTTCTTGACATAGTCCTCATCACCCAGTACTTTGACACCATGAAGGAAATTGGAGCTTCTTCTAAATCTTCATCTGTATTCATTCCTCATGGACCTGGAGCCGTTCATGATGTTGCCGCACAGATTCGAGATGGGTTGCTTCAGTCATCTTCCCTCTAG
- the LOC123198338 gene encoding hypersensitive-induced response protein 1-like isoform X2, translating to MGNLLCCVQVNQSTVAIKERFGRFDEVLEPGCHCLPWCLGSQLAGHLSLRLQQLDVRCETKTKDNVFVNVEASVQYQALADKASDAFYKLSNPRAQIQAYVFDVIRASVPKLDLDDVFEQKKEIAKAVEDELEKAMSAYGYEIVQTLIVDIEPDDHVKRAMNEINAAARLRVAANEKAEAEKIIQIKRAEGEAESKYLSGVGIARQRQAIVDGLRDSVLGFSENVPGTTAKDVLDIVLITQYFDTMKEIGASSKSSSVFIPHGPGAVHDVAAQIRDGLLQSSSL from the exons ATGGGAAATCTATTATGTTGTGTACAAGTTAACCAATCCACAGTTGCCATCAAAGAGAGATTTGGCAGGTTTGATGAAGTACTTGAACCAGGATGCCACTGTCTGCCTTGGTGCCTAGGAAGTCAGCTGGCTGGCCATCTCTCACTCAGGTTGCAGCAATTGGACGTGCGTTGTGAAACCAAGACAAAG GACAATGTGTTTGTCAATGTTGAGGCATCTGTTCAATACCAGGCCCTGGCTGATAAGGCCAGTGATGCTTTCTACAAACTTAGCAACCCAAGAGCCCAGATTCAGGCTTATGTTTTTGATG TGATCAGAGCAAGTGTTCCCAAGCTGGACTTGGATGATGTTTTCGAGCAAAAGAAGGAAATTGCAAAAGCTGTTGAAGATGAACTTGAAAAG GCCATGTCCGCGTATGGGTATGAAATTGTTCAGACACTCATTGTCGATATAGAACCAGACGACCATGTCAAACGTGCAATGAATGAAATTAATGCTG CTGCAAGGCTGAGAGTAGCAGCAAACGAGAAAGCGGAAGCAGAGAAAATTATACAGATAAAGAGAGCAGAAGGTGAGGCTGAGTCCAAGTATCTCTCAGGAGTAGGTATTGCCAGGCAGCGCCAAGCAATTGTCGATGGTTTAAGAGATAGTGTGCTAGGATTCTCAGAAAATGTGCCTGGAACCACTGCTAAGGATGTTCTTGACATAGTCCTCATCACCCAGTACTTTGACACCATGAAGGAAATTGGAGCTTCTTCTAAATCTTCATCTGTATTCATTCCTCATGGACCTGGAGCCGTTCATGATGTTGCCGCACAGATTCGAGATGGGTTGCTTCAGTCATCTTCCCTCTAG
- the LOC123198337 gene encoding serine/threonine-protein kinase PBL34-like isoform X2: protein MGLSPESVKVKNGEVNSSSNKKSRKVKKKIKDGAEEEDEIGCWVRFRFMESCMPSRSKVDSSLSGTSTNYNNKSPNEKRRDQPVVPVSSTTTSNAESTSSTPKFSEELKIASQLRKFTFNDLKLATRNFRPESLLGEGGFGCVFKGWVEENGTAPVKPGTGLTVAVKTLNHDGLQGHKEWLAEVNFLGNLLHPNLVKLVGYCIEDDQRLLVYEFMPRGSLENHLFRRSLPLPWSIRMKIALGAAKGLAFLHEEAEKPVIYRDFKTSNILLDADYNAKLSDFGLAKDAPEEGKTHVSTRVMGTYGYAAPEYVMTGHLTSKSDVYSFGVVLLEMLTGRRSMDKNRPNGEHNLVEWARPHLGDKRRFYRLLDPRLEGHFSIKGSQKAAQLAAQCLSRDPKSRPRMSEVVEALKPLPNLKDMASSSYYFQSMQADHNRSNRNYKNGARTQVGFITRNGQPPMRSLSNPNGHASPYHHPHPSPKPNGKK, encoded by the exons ATGGGTTTGAGTCCGGAATCTGTAAAGGTTAAGAATGGGGAAGTGAATAGTAGTAGTAATAAGAAATCAAGAAAGGTGAAAAAGAAGATCAAAGATGGagctgaggaagaagatgaaattgGGTGTTGGGTTAGGTTCAGGTTTATGGAGAGTTGCATGCCTTCAAGATCAAAAGTTGATAGTTCCTTGAGTGGTACTAGTACCAATTATA ATAATAAATCTCCaaatgagaaaagaagagaCCAGCCAGTTGTTCCTGTGTCATCTACAACCACAAGTAATGCAGAAAGTACTTCATCCACACCAAAATTCAGTGAGGAGCTGAAGATTGCTTCTCAGCTTCGGAAGTTCACATTCAATGATCTAAAGTTAGCTACTAGGAATTTCAGACCAGAGAGTCTTCTCGGTGAAGGTGGGTTTGGTTGTGTCTTCAAAGGTTGGGTCGAGGAAAATGGAACTGCTCCTGTAAAACCTGGTACTGGGCTTACTGTTGCTGTTAAAACCCTAAATCATGATGGACTTCAGGGTCATAAAGAGTGGCTA GCCGAAGTTAATTTCCTTGGCAACCTCCTCCATCCAAATTTGGTTAAATTGGTTGGTTATTGCATTGAAGATGATCAAAGGTTGCTGGTATATGAGTTCATGCCTCGAGGGAGTTTGGAGAACCATCTCTTTAGAA GGTCCTTGCCTCTTCCTTGGTCTATCAGAATGAAGATTGCATTAGGTGCTGCAAAGGGCCTTGCCTTTCTTCATGAAGAAGCTGAAAAGCCTGTGATATATCgtgattttaaaacatcaaatattttattagatgcG GATTACAATGCCAAACTCTCTGATTTTGGACTAGCCAAAGATGCCCCCGAGGAAGGTAAAACTCATGTATCTACTCGAGTAATGGGAACTTACGGTTATGCTGCTCCTGAATATGTAATGACTG GACATTTAACATCAAAGAGTGATGTGTATAGCTTTGGAGTAGTTTTACTTGAAATGCTGACCGGTAGAAGATCCATGGATAAAAACCGACCAAACGGGGAGCATAACCTTGTTGAATGGGCAAGGCCGCATCTTGGAGACAAGAGGAGGTTCTACCGATTGTTAGACCCTCGCCTTGAAGGTCACTTTTCAATCAAAGGTTCTCAGAAAGCTGCCCAGCTGGCTGCCCAGTGCCTGAGTCGGGACCCCAAAAGCAGACCCCGGATGAGTGAAGTTGTGGAAGCATTGAAGCCATTACCCAATCTCAAAGATATGGCCAGCTCTTCCTATTACTTCCAATCTATGCAAGCAGATCACAACAGATCCAACCGAAATTATAAAAACGGTGCTAGGACACAGGTAGGATTCATTACAAGGAACGGGCAACCACCCATGAGGAGCTTATCCAATCCAAATGGGCATGCTTCTCCATATCATCATCCTCACCCATCACCAAAACCAAATGGGaaaaaataa
- the LOC123198337 gene encoding serine/threonine-protein kinase PBL34-like isoform X1 — translation MGLSPESVKVKNGEVNSSSNKKSRKVKKKIKDGAEEEDEIGCWVRFRFMESCMPSRSKVDSSLSGTSTNYNNKSPNEKRRDQPVVPVSSTTTSNAESTSSTPKFSEELKIASQLRKFTFNDLKLATRNFRPESLLGEGGFGCVFKGWVEENGTAPVKPGTGLTVAVKTLNHDGLQGHKEWLAEVNFLGNLLHPNLVKLVGYCIEDDQRLLVYEFMPRGSLENHLFRKGSLPLPWSIRMKIALGAAKGLAFLHEEAEKPVIYRDFKTSNILLDADYNAKLSDFGLAKDAPEEGKTHVSTRVMGTYGYAAPEYVMTGHLTSKSDVYSFGVVLLEMLTGRRSMDKNRPNGEHNLVEWARPHLGDKRRFYRLLDPRLEGHFSIKGSQKAAQLAAQCLSRDPKSRPRMSEVVEALKPLPNLKDMASSSYYFQSMQADHNRSNRNYKNGARTQVGFITRNGQPPMRSLSNPNGHASPYHHPHPSPKPNGKK, via the exons ATGGGTTTGAGTCCGGAATCTGTAAAGGTTAAGAATGGGGAAGTGAATAGTAGTAGTAATAAGAAATCAAGAAAGGTGAAAAAGAAGATCAAAGATGGagctgaggaagaagatgaaattgGGTGTTGGGTTAGGTTCAGGTTTATGGAGAGTTGCATGCCTTCAAGATCAAAAGTTGATAGTTCCTTGAGTGGTACTAGTACCAATTATA ATAATAAATCTCCaaatgagaaaagaagagaCCAGCCAGTTGTTCCTGTGTCATCTACAACCACAAGTAATGCAGAAAGTACTTCATCCACACCAAAATTCAGTGAGGAGCTGAAGATTGCTTCTCAGCTTCGGAAGTTCACATTCAATGATCTAAAGTTAGCTACTAGGAATTTCAGACCAGAGAGTCTTCTCGGTGAAGGTGGGTTTGGTTGTGTCTTCAAAGGTTGGGTCGAGGAAAATGGAACTGCTCCTGTAAAACCTGGTACTGGGCTTACTGTTGCTGTTAAAACCCTAAATCATGATGGACTTCAGGGTCATAAAGAGTGGCTA GCCGAAGTTAATTTCCTTGGCAACCTCCTCCATCCAAATTTGGTTAAATTGGTTGGTTATTGCATTGAAGATGATCAAAGGTTGCTGGTATATGAGTTCATGCCTCGAGGGAGTTTGGAGAACCATCTCTTTAGAA AAGGGTCCTTGCCTCTTCCTTGGTCTATCAGAATGAAGATTGCATTAGGTGCTGCAAAGGGCCTTGCCTTTCTTCATGAAGAAGCTGAAAAGCCTGTGATATATCgtgattttaaaacatcaaatattttattagatgcG GATTACAATGCCAAACTCTCTGATTTTGGACTAGCCAAAGATGCCCCCGAGGAAGGTAAAACTCATGTATCTACTCGAGTAATGGGAACTTACGGTTATGCTGCTCCTGAATATGTAATGACTG GACATTTAACATCAAAGAGTGATGTGTATAGCTTTGGAGTAGTTTTACTTGAAATGCTGACCGGTAGAAGATCCATGGATAAAAACCGACCAAACGGGGAGCATAACCTTGTTGAATGGGCAAGGCCGCATCTTGGAGACAAGAGGAGGTTCTACCGATTGTTAGACCCTCGCCTTGAAGGTCACTTTTCAATCAAAGGTTCTCAGAAAGCTGCCCAGCTGGCTGCCCAGTGCCTGAGTCGGGACCCCAAAAGCAGACCCCGGATGAGTGAAGTTGTGGAAGCATTGAAGCCATTACCCAATCTCAAAGATATGGCCAGCTCTTCCTATTACTTCCAATCTATGCAAGCAGATCACAACAGATCCAACCGAAATTATAAAAACGGTGCTAGGACACAGGTAGGATTCATTACAAGGAACGGGCAACCACCCATGAGGAGCTTATCCAATCCAAATGGGCATGCTTCTCCATATCATCATCCTCACCCATCACCAAAACCAAATGGGaaaaaataa